The stretch of DNA AATTGTCCTTCATTAATGCTTCCGGGGAAGGGAGCCGAGACGAGAATGGAATGGTTGTTTTTTACCTTTACCCTCAATTGGGTCTCGAACTTTCCTCGAAACAACGGAAAGGTTATAACACAAAATTCCTTAGGATGGACCTTGATGAAACCTACGCCGTTGAGGCATCCGAAGAAACCAGGCATTTCAATAGGGCGCCAAACCCCGTTTTGGTCCTTCGCTTCCATCATCGCTAGCAGGAAGTCGTGTGTCCCCAAAAGGTACTTTACGGAGTTCGTTTCATTGACAATGAAGACAGGGATGTGGGCTTTGTCATTATCACTATACGCTCCTTTTATGATTAGGTTGGAATCTAGTTTTAATTGTAATCCATCCGTTGGGAAATACGCTGCTTCGTTATCCCACCAACCACCATCAGGTATGATAAAATCATCTTCAGGTAGTTCAGGTGGCACATCATCTATATAAATATAGGCTGTAAATGGATACTTACCCATCATACGGGTAGAATTCATACTGATGGTGTCGCGCGTATGCAATTGTAAAGGTTGGCGGAGCAGGTTTTGCCCTATTCCAGGGATTTCGAAGTGAGTGTTTTTGTTTTCTAAGGGAGGAGAATCGAGGTAATATTTATGGATATACAGTCCAAAACTAAAAGCCAATACAATGGCCCAATAGTATACTTGTGCATTTTTCATAAGCGCGTTTTATAGAGTATTTTAGAGCATTTTAAAAATAATCAATTTCACCAAGAATAGAAACTTTTGTTAAGTATTTTGGTGAAAATGGTTCTCGGTTATCTACTACTAAGCTGGGAATACTCCAAAGGATAGGAACCATAACATGTTCCATTTACAATACCTAATGGACTATGGATAAAATGTTTTTTCATTTCGGAGTCGGGCTCAAAATAAAACTGCTCATAGCTAATCATTCCCTTATAAGATTTGGAAACAATGGTGTTGTCTCCATTTCGGAACCTAACGCGGAGTTTTGTAAAATAGCTACCTTCATAAAGTGGCATGAGGAATACACAATATTCTTGAGGATAAATCTTCAAACCCCAGCGTCCGTTTCCGCAAAAATCAGACCCACGCTGTTCAATCGGCCGCCACATGCCATTGGAATCTATCGCTTCCTGAATAGCAAAAAGATAACCATCCTTTCCTTCAATTGCCTTAGTCAGAGGTGTCTCATTGACAATAAAGACAGGGAAGTGAGCAGAATCATCCAATCTATAATAAGGTAATTCTGCTAATTTTATTTGTGGTGCGGGTATAAGTTGCAATCCATCACCAGCGTATGTTTCTATTGAATCGCCATTATGAAATAAATAATCTTCGTCGGCAATAAAATATCGCTGGTTGTCAATAGCTAAATGGGTTGAAAAAGGAAATTTTCCCAAGAAAGTAGGAAAATAGGGATTGATATATTTCCGTTTTTGGTGATTTAAATGCAGTGGAGCATCTGGCTGAAATACCTTCGGAACTTCAAAGTGTGCTATGGGTTTATCTTCTCTTTCATTTTCATCAAAAGGAGAATAGAAAGCGCTTTTGACAAAAAAACCAAAACCAAATGCCAAAATAATGATCCAATAGTACAACTGGGTCTTTTTCATGAGGGCGCGTTTTTGTAAATAAGATTGGTTTGCTGCTGATTTTGAAAACAGGTATACGTAATGTGCTAAAAATCTAATAATCAGTTTTTTAGGACATCAAATTATTTTCTGCCTATACAATGCAAAGCTGGCGGATAAGTTACACTTGTGGTGTGATAAATTTCATTTTTTTCTTCTCCAGCAAATCCATATTCACCAAAATGGCCATACACATGAAGAAGAAGGAGCCGACTTTGTCGGTTTCAACCAGGTCATTGATCAAAAGAAAAGCGTCGATGATGATGGAGCAGAGCAGGACGGTCATGATGATCCGCTTCCGATTGGGGTCTTGGGTTTGATGGTAGATATTTTCGCCGTAGATGAGGATGGCAAAAGCCAAGGCAACAAAAAGGATAAGTCCGGGCAAACCCTGTTCAATCAGGGTCATGAGGAAATAGCTATGAACGCCGGAATTATCGGGGTTATCACTGACATAAGTGACGAAACTGGAAACGGTATAAGAGCGATAGAAAGTGGTGAAATTGCCTGGGCCATAACCCAGCCAAGGTTTTTTATTACTCATCTGAAAACCAGCCACCCAGCGATAAACCCGTTCCATGGTGGAGATATCTTCCATTTTGTAGGTTGCCTCGATCAGGTTATCGAAGCGATAATGTGTGACCGTGGTATCGTAATTTGGGGCGAGCTCCAGGTAGCGATTTTCATAAGTCAGGTAGGAAATTGTGCCAATGACCCCAATGACGCCAGTGAATAAAACATAGCGTATGAGTCGAAGTTGGAAAATAAAGTAGGCTCCAATGGCTATAAAAATGGCGACAAAGGCAGCCCTGGTATAAGTGGTGTAGATGGCAAAAAGAAGGATCGCCAAGGCACTTAAGAGTAGCCACCAGGTCTTGGTGTAGCGTTTGTACCAGAACAGCGCAAAAAAAACAAAGGGGGTGAACAAAGATAGAGTGGCGGCATAATTGACATGGTTGCGCTGAAATGGCGTCAAGATTTTATTGACATCAGCAAAAGAGAAACCAAAACTCGCATGTCTCCCAACAATGATCAAAACGGTGAACATTAAGGGAAGAAGAACCAACCAAAAGAGTTTCTTGATGTCAGCCTCGGTTTTGATTAAATGGCCAGCCATAAAATAAAACGTAATAATGTACCAGGTTTTGGCTAGCGAATATTTGAGTGAGACGAAAAAGAAATCGGAAGTGAGGGTTGTACAAAAAACCCAACCCAGGTGCAGCAACAATAATAAGGTAATAGGGTGCCTAAAAAACTGGCTATTTATTTCTTTTCCATACCGGATAAAGTAGAGTAAGTAAATAAGTGTAATGCCCAACATGAGGGGTTCGGTAGGTAAATCGGTCCCAAAACCATTTGGTAAATAGACTTCAGTAGATAAAGGCAGACAGATGAGTAGGAGATAGAAAACCTGCTTAAAATCTACTACTGCGAGGTACAACAACAATAACCCCGCAGGTATTCCCACCAAAAAATAATAACCGCTGAGAATGCCCGCAAACAGACAGCTTAGCAACAAACTACCAAATAAGGTGAATTGCCCTATTGGTGCAGTAACATCCCAGGATATGTTTATCCACCTACTTTTCATCTAAAATGCTACGCCAGTTGACGTCTTTGTAGGTATCAAAAAGTAAGACCCCAATCACACTGAACAGGAAGGCTATAAACACTGCAACCAATACGGTAATGGTCCGTTTAGGTCGCGATTTAATGATGGGTACATCGGCTTCCTCAACAAGCAAAAGCGTTGAAATAGGCGACTCAAAGGCCGTTTCATATTGCTTGAGTTTTTCCATTACATGGCCCATGCTGACATTGGCCTCAAAGTATTGCCGTTCTACCACCGAAACGGGCGCCATTCCATCATTAAAGGTTTTTAGCTTTTCTTTTAAATGGAGGACTTCGTCCTCCAAGCCTGCAATTTTTCCTTGAATAGTTCGTATCGTATCCCGTTTGGAATCGCTCCTGGATTCCAGAAGTTTAAGCCTTGCTTTGTTATAGGTCAAATTCGAGGCCGCCTTGTCTAGTTGCCCGGTAAGACTTTCGGTTTGGGCATCCGTATTATAAATACCAAAACGTTCTCTCAGAACAGCCAAAGAATCACCAAAAATGGTTAAGTATTTTTCTTTGGTTTTAATATCTGTCTTAAAGGCTTCTATTGTTTTTTGCTGACTCTGTTTTAGCAGTCTTTCGGTGATATGGCCTATTTGTTCCCTTGCAGATTTGGCCATGGCTGCGGCTATATCAGGGTCTTGGTCTTCTACCGTTAACTGAATAGCGTCTCGTTTTGTCTTTATGATTTCAAAACGGTCAAAAAAAGCCAATTTTACATAATATGGCCCTTTCGCACTTTCGGGATTAATGTCGTAGCGATCATATAAATGGAAGGAATCCACCAAAAAATCTACTAGCTCATTAGATTCGGCAATAGTTAGGACACGGTCTATGTCATTGGCGTTGCCGAAAAATTCAGG from Saprospiraceae bacterium encodes:
- a CDS encoding O-antigen ligase family protein, translating into MKSRWINISWDVTAPIGQFTLFGSLLLSCLFAGILSGYYFLVGIPAGLLLLYLAVVDFKQVFYLLLICLPLSTEVYLPNGFGTDLPTEPLMLGITLIYLLYFIRYGKEINSQFFRHPITLLLLLHLGWVFCTTLTSDFFFVSLKYSLAKTWYIITFYFMAGHLIKTEADIKKLFWLVLLPLMFTVLIIVGRHASFGFSFADVNKILTPFQRNHVNYAATLSLFTPFVFFALFWYKRYTKTWWLLLSALAILLFAIYTTYTRAAFVAIFIAIGAYFIFQLRLIRYVLFTGVIGVIGTISYLTYENRYLELAPNYDTTVTHYRFDNLIEATYKMEDISTMERVYRWVAGFQMSNKKPWLGYGPGNFTTFYRSYTVSSFVTYVSDNPDNSGVHSYFLMTLIEQGLPGLILFVALAFAILIYGENIYHQTQDPNRKRIIMTVLLCSIIIDAFLLINDLVETDKVGSFFFMCMAILVNMDLLEKKKMKFITPQV
- a CDS encoding Wzz/FepE/Etk N-terminal domain-containing protein, with protein sequence MDHKDNLLGILRTLFKWKKPIIITCLLAGVGSSILVLLLPVYYKASTTFIVASPDQAKPELLFSQGNLEPEFFGNANDIDRVLTIAESNELVDFLVDSFHLYDRYDINPESAKGPYYVKLAFFDRFEIIKTKRDAIQLTVEDQDPDIAAAMAKSAREQIGHITERLLKQSQQKTIEAFKTDIKTKEKYLTIFGDSLAVLRERFGIYNTDAQTESLTGQLDKAASNLTYNKARLKLLESRSDSKRDTIRTIQGKIAGLEDEVLHLKEKLKTFNDGMAPVSVVERQYFEANVSMGHVMEKLKQYETAFESPISTLLLVEEADVPIIKSRPKRTITVLVAVFIAFLFSVIGVLLFDTYKDVNWRSILDEK